The following are encoded in a window of Tachyglossus aculeatus isolate mTacAcu1 unplaced genomic scaffold, mTacAcu1.pri scaffold_140_arrow_ctg1, whole genome shotgun sequence genomic DNA:
- the LOC119923071 gene encoding olfactory receptor 2T33-like, whose protein sequence is MEKENNTMGTDFVLLGLFNHTRAHQVLFTLVMMAFVTSLMDNAAIILLIRRDLDLHTPMYFLLGQLSLMDVMLVFTTIPKMAGDFWSGRNSISLVGCAVQIFIFLTLEGGESFLLAAMAYDRFVAICYPSRYPILMGLRLCLLLPVVFWLFGATDGLVQAGVTMSYHFCHSGEDNRFLYEAPTLVRLACDDTMVFESVMYVCCVLMLLIPFSVILGSYGLIVGVVLQMRSVAAKKKAFTTCSSHLIVVGLFFGAATFISMRPRLYDSKDYDKVVSAFYTILTPVLDPLIYSLKNRDVLEALKGGLTDCKLRN, encoded by the coding sequence ATGGAGAAGGAGAACAACACTATGGGGACAGATTTCGTTCTTCTTGGACTCTTTAACCACACCCGGGCTCACCAAGTCCTCTTCACCTTGGTTATGATGGCCTTCGTCACCTCCTTGATGGACAATGCAGCTATAATTCTCCTGATCCGAAGAGATCTCGACCTCCACACCCCAATGTACTTCCTGCTCGGTCAGCTTTCGCTCATGGATGTGATGTTGGTCTTCACCACCATTCCCAAAATGGCCGGCGACTTCTGGTCCGGCAGGAATTCCATCTCTCTCGTCGGATGTGCAGTCCAAATCTTCATCTTCCTCACTCTGGAAGGGGGCGAGTCCTTCCTGTTAGCTGCCATGGCCTACGATCGGTTCGTGGCCATTTGCTACCCTTCACGCTATCCCATTCTCATGGGTCTCAGGCTCTGTCTCCTCTTGCCGGTAGTGTTCTGGTTGTTTGGGGCGACGGATGGGTTGGTGCAGGCGGGGGTCACCATGAGCTACCATTTCTGCCATTCCGGGGAAGACAACCGTTTTTTATACGAGGCCCCCACTCTGGTGCGCTTGGCCTGTGATGACACAATGGTCTTTGAGTCCGTCATGTATGTCTGCTGTGTTCTGATGCTGCTGATCCCCTTCTCTGTCATCCTGGGCTCTTACGGTCTCATTGTGGGGGTGGTACTCCAAATGAGGTCAGTGGCGGCCAAGAAGAAGGCCTTCACCACCTGCTCCTCTCATCTCATTGTCGTCGGCCTCTTCTTCGGAGCTGCTACCTTTATCTCCATGAGGCCCAGGTTGTATGACTCAAAGGACTATGACAAGGTGGTTTCAGCCTTCTACACTATTCTTACTCCCGTACtggaccccctcatctacagcctaaagAACAGGGACGTTCTGGAGGCCTTAAAGGGAGGTCTCACTGATTGCAAATTAAGGAATTAA